A DNA window from Macadamia integrifolia cultivar HAES 741 unplaced genomic scaffold, SCU_Mint_v3 scaffold1980, whole genome shotgun sequence contains the following coding sequences:
- the LOC122065344 gene encoding factor of DNA methylation 4-like → MDQSSEEKSDIREPEMSRYVDKSYEELKSGNPKVKISNDMYECPFCLGKRKRDYIYQELLQHATDVGKDWARKNVKHKAKHLALAKYLERDVGPEEFPLQPVRVSEPPRCSHHNDKFVWPLTGIVVNLPTEYKGGQYVRESASKLREQLSQRGYNGVKVHLLRDKDWRHSGSALLVFNKDWSGYDDAMAFEKYFEAECDWHAWKQHKGSSINAWVAREDDYNSTSIIGKHLRKIGDLKTISDIVADEENKKNILLNSLIEDKDSCISTHKKIQKLHHDEQNHIQRIYQLEKQLNYKEFEIERLKGTLEVMKHKRDEEDAEVQKNVESMKRELDDKEGDLEDLESLNQDLIVKERNSNDELQDARRKLIDGLKEMSGCAQIGVKRMGDLDNKPFLDACRQKYPAEEAEEKAADMCSLWDEHLRYPGWYPFKIIMVDGKEQEIINEEDEKLKSLKDDLGEEVYRAVTAALNEINDYNPSGRYIISELWNFKESRKATLGEAVAFILKQLIDGLKEIKHLKGKLEVTKYKKDAEDAKVQKKVESMKRELDDKDGELKDLKSLNQILIVKERNSNDELQDARRELIYGLKEMLGRAQIGVKRMGVLDNKLFLDACRHKYPSEEEVEKASNICSLWNEHLRNPGWHPFKIIVVDGKIQEIIDEEDEKLKILKNDLGEEVYRAVTTALKEINDYNPSGRYIKSELWNFKEARKATLKEGVAYILKQLRVYKHMLI, encoded by the exons ATGGATCAGAGTTCAGAGGAAAAATCAGACATAAGAGAGCCTGAGATGAGTAGATATGTAGATAAATCTTATGAAGAACTGAAGAGTGGGAATCCTAAAGTAAAAATCTCAAATGACATGTATGAGTGCCCATTTTGCCTgggcaagagaaaaagagactATATCTATCAGGAACTCTTGCAACATGCTACTGATGTGGGTAAAGATTGGGCTAGGAAGAATGTCAAGCACAAGGCAAAACATCTGGCCTTGGCTAAATACCTGGAAAGAGATGTAGGCCCAGAAGAGTTCCCATTGCAGCCTGTGAGAGTATCTGAACCTCCAAGATGCAGTCATCACAATGATAAATTTGTTTGGCCATTGACTGGAATTGTTGTTAATCTTCCAACTGAGTACAAGGGTGGACAATATGTGAGGGAAAGTGCTTCCAAGCTGAGGGAGCAGTTGTCACAGAGAGGATATAATGGCGTGAAGGTCCATCTTTTGCGGGACAAAGATTGGCGTCATTCAGGGTCTGCCTTACTGGTGTTCAACAAAGATTGGTCTGGGTATGACGATGCAATGGCATTTGAGAAGTATTTTGAAGCAGAGTGTGATTGGCATGCATGGAAGCAGCACAAAGGGTCTAGTATAAATGCATGGGTTGCTCGCGAAGATGACTATAATTCTACAAGTATTATAGGCAAGCATCTACGAAAGATTGGAGATTTGAAAACCATTTCGGATATTGTGGcagatgaagaaaataaaaagaacatacTTCTCAACAGTTTAATTGAGGACAAAGACAGTTGTATCTCCACACATAAAA AGATACAAAAACTGCACCACGATGAACAGAACCATATCCAGAGAATATATCAGTTAGAAAAACAATTAAATTATAAAGAGTTTGAAATTGAGCGGTTAAAAGGGACATTAGAAGTTATGAAACAcaagagagatgaagaagatgcagaagTCCAGAAAAATGTGGAGTCAATGAAGCGAGAGCTGGACGATAAAGAAGGAGACTTGGAGGACCTTGAATCACTCAACCAAGATCTTATAGTGAAGGAGCGCAACAGCAATGATGAGCTGCAGGATGCTCGTAGGAAATTAATTGAT GGTTTGAAAGAAATGTCAGGTTGTGCTCAAATTGGAGTGAAGAGAATGGGAGATCTTGACAACAAACCATTTCTTGATGCATGCAGACAGAAATATCCGGCTGAAGAAGCGGAGGAAAAGGCTGCAGATATGTGTTCACTGTGGGATGAGCACCTCAGGTACCCAGGGTGGTACCCTTTCAAGATCATCATGGTTGATGGGAAAGAACAG gaaataataaatgaagaggatgaaaagctgaaaagcctgaaggatgatttgggtgaagaagtatacAGGGCAGTTACTGCAGCCCTAAATGAGATAAATGATTACAATCCTAGCGGGCGGTACATCATATCTGAGTTATGGAACTTCAAAGAATCAAGGAAAGCTACACTAGGAGAAGCAGTTGCATTTATACTGAAGCAGTTAATTGAT GGTttgaaagaaatcaagcatTTAAAAGGGAAATTAGAAGTGACGAAATACAAGAAAGATGCAGAGGATGCGAAAGTCCAGAAAAAGGTGGAGTCAATGAAGCGGGAGCTGGACGATAAAGATGGAGAGTTGAAGGACCTTAAATCACTCAACCAAATTCTAATAGTGAAGGAGCGCAACAGCAATGATGAGCTGCAGGATGCTCGTAGGGAATTAATTTAT GGTTTGAAAGAAATGTTAGGTCGTGCTCAAATTGGAGTGAAGAGAATGGGAGTTCTCGACAACAAACTATTTCTTGATGCATGCAGACATAAATATCCTTCTGAAGAAGAAGTGGAAAAGGCTTCAAATATCTGTTCATTGTGGAATGAGCACCTCAGAAACCCAGGATGGCACCCTTTCAAGATCATTGTGGTTGATGGGAAAATACAG GAAATAAtagatgaagaggatgaaaagcTGAAAATCCTGAAGAATgatttgggtgaagaagtatacAGGGCAGTTACTACAGCCCTAAAGGAGATAAATGATTACAATCCGAGCGGGCGGTACATAAAATCTGAGCTATGGAACTTCAAAGAAGCAAGGAAAGCTACATTGAAAGAAGGAGTTGCATATATTCTGAAGCAGTTAAGAGTATATAAGCACATGTTGATCTAA